A single window of Paenibacillus sp. FSL H8-0537 DNA harbors:
- a CDS encoding MarR family transcriptional regulator, with protein sequence MPFRRGPDHITRIFRHLTRQHQKQLHAQLQDYDLYPGQPPLMFALERGPGRSQNELAQELEIKAATLTVMLNRMEKNGIVRREADQRDQRVSRIFMTDKGKAMLGKLRETLHLLEEQSLQGFNEEEKQILKGMLHRIGDNLNAMNPTEGNQD encoded by the coding sequence ATGCCATTTCGCAGAGGGCCTGACCATATTACTCGGATCTTCCGCCATTTAACCCGCCAGCATCAGAAGCAGCTGCATGCCCAGCTTCAGGACTATGATCTTTATCCGGGGCAGCCGCCGCTTATGTTCGCCTTGGAGCGCGGACCGGGACGGAGCCAGAACGAGCTGGCACAGGAGCTTGAGATTAAAGCGGCAACGCTGACCGTGATGCTGAACCGGATGGAGAAGAATGGAATCGTCCGTCGGGAAGCCGATCAACGCGATCAGCGCGTGTCGCGAATTTTTATGACCGACAAAGGAAAAGCGATGCTTGGCAAGCTGCGAGAGACGCTTCACCTGCTGGAGGAGCAGTCTCTGCAAGGCTTCAACGAGGAAGAAAAACAAATCCTGAAAGGGATGCTGCACCGAATTGGCGATAATTTAAACGCGATGAACCCTACCGAGGGTAATCAGGATTAG
- a CDS encoding transcriptional repressor: MAKLNLTVQRKAILDVIQQSHDHPAAADIIERLRGKGFNFAYGTVYNSLRYLTDAGVIRELKLGEAVSRYDGRTEEHQHVMCSKCGRIEEVMIEVPQEWTRRVAEETRFIIHHSHIVLEGVCESCASQS, translated from the coding sequence ATGGCAAAGCTAAATTTAACGGTCCAGCGCAAGGCGATTTTGGACGTTATCCAGCAATCTCACGACCATCCGGCAGCCGCTGATATCATTGAGCGTTTGCGGGGCAAAGGCTTCAACTTTGCTTACGGGACGGTTTACAATTCGCTTCGTTATTTAACCGATGCGGGGGTTATCCGCGAGCTCAAGCTTGGTGAGGCGGTTAGCCGCTACGACGGGCGTACGGAAGAGCATCAGCATGTCATGTGCAGCAAATGTGGGCGTATTGAAGAAGTAATGATTGAGGTGCCGCAGGAGTGGACTCGCCGAGTTGCGGAGGAAACCAGATTCATTATTCACCATTCACATATTGTGTTAGAGGGGGTTTGCGAGTCATGCGCGAGCCAGTCGTAA
- a CDS encoding methyltransferase domain-containing protein, translating into MRENIKKIAAALASPAYSNLLRCPICMGSMQLRNGQSLVCGSKHSYDLSKRGSVHFLSRPVRTKYEKTLFEARKKVMDSGFFAPVLSHISERINGSRQNRTEPIRLLDAGCGEGSHLSALQQQLSSSSDAVVLAAGLDISKDAIALASKNNGEALWCVADLAHSPFADRSFDFIVNILSPSNYAEFQRLLADTGHVIKVFPGPDYLKELRSLLYSSTNSSHSTSLTRSFYDNLATIERVSEYFEVLGSQRLHYRFLMHQPLIEPFIAMTPLSWGMKESLVQQIKQRLTLEVTVDLTVIIGRR; encoded by the coding sequence ATGCGTGAAAATATAAAAAAGATCGCGGCGGCGCTAGCCTCCCCCGCTTATTCCAATTTGCTCCGCTGCCCGATATGCATGGGCTCCATGCAGCTGCGGAACGGCCAAAGCCTAGTATGCGGCAGCAAGCATAGTTACGATCTTTCAAAGCGTGGCTCTGTCCATTTTTTAAGTCGCCCTGTGCGGACAAAATACGAAAAAACGCTATTCGAGGCGCGGAAAAAGGTGATGGACAGCGGCTTCTTCGCTCCTGTTCTCTCCCATATTTCCGAGAGAATAAACGGCTCGCGGCAGAATCGGACTGAGCCAATCAGGCTGCTGGACGCCGGATGCGGGGAAGGCTCGCATTTGTCCGCGCTTCAGCAGCAGCTCAGCAGCAGTTCAGATGCTGTGGTGCTGGCGGCAGGTCTGGATATTTCCAAGGATGCGATAGCGCTTGCTTCGAAAAATAACGGCGAAGCACTCTGGTGCGTGGCCGACCTGGCTCACAGCCCTTTTGCCGACCGCTCCTTTGATTTCATCGTCAATATCCTATCACCATCCAATTATGCCGAGTTCCAGCGGCTGCTTGCTGATACGGGCCATGTCATTAAGGTTTTTCCTGGACCTGATTATTTAAAGGAGCTGCGCTCCTTGCTATACAGCAGTACGAATAGCAGTCACAGCACGAGTCTTACGAGGAGCTTTTACGATAACCTTGCGACTATAGAGCGTGTTAGCGAATATTTTGAAGTGCTGGGCAGCCAGCGGCTGCACTACCGCTTTCTTATGCACCAGCCGCTGATTGAGCCTTTCATTGCTATGACGCCATTGTCCTGGGGAATGAAGGAATCGCTTGTACAGCAAATAAAGCAGAGGCTCACGCTTGAAGTGACAGTCGACTTGACGGTCATCATTGGGAGGAGATAA
- a CDS encoding ABC transporter ATP-binding protein, which yields MIKLARYLKPHWIAVLLAPLLMVLEVCMDLLQPKLMASIVDEGIIKGDLSHIKITGLYMLAAALVGLIGGVGCTVYSSIASQKFGADLRGDLFRKVQTFSFRNLDELKTGSLITRLTSDIVQLQTMVQMLLRIFVRSPMLAIGSIIMTIAISPKLALILAIIVPLLFVVMFALIRSTLPLFASMQSKLDAVNTVLQENFTGIRVAKAFVRSNYENERFGRANRDYTGSAIKAMQLVAINMPILTFILNAAIAAVLWYGGLDVQKGSLPVGDLIAFINYVTQVMMSLSMIGMMLVRFSTAKVSAQRVQEVLNTSSEIRSAESPAQHNSAAGEIAFEHVSFAYEGASAPERAYELRDISFTAKPGQKLALIGATGAGKSTLVNLIPRLYEATQGRVLLDGIDVRDMELGSLRSHIGIVLQESILFTGTIRENICFGKPEATEDEMLAAARAAAAHDFITRLPEGYDTQLGQRGVNLSGGQKQRLSIARALLLQPSVLILDDSTSAIDMGTEAQIQAALRQLMHGRTSIMIAQRISSVIDADHIIVLDEGQIAAQGTHDELLRSSGLYQEIYQSQAGKEATVHG from the coding sequence ATGATCAAGCTTGCGCGATATTTAAAACCGCACTGGATAGCTGTATTGCTCGCCCCGCTGCTGATGGTTTTGGAAGTATGCATGGACCTGCTCCAGCCTAAGCTGATGGCGAGTATTGTAGATGAGGGCATCATAAAAGGCGATTTAAGCCATATCAAAATAACAGGCTTATATATGCTTGCAGCCGCATTGGTCGGCCTGATTGGCGGGGTTGGCTGCACGGTATACTCCAGCATCGCCTCGCAGAAATTCGGAGCCGATCTGCGCGGTGATTTGTTCCGCAAGGTACAGACCTTTTCCTTCCGAAACCTAGATGAGCTAAAGACTGGATCATTGATTACGCGGCTTACGAGCGATATTGTCCAGCTCCAGACGATGGTGCAAATGCTGCTGCGCATTTTTGTCAGGTCGCCGATGCTGGCCATTGGCAGCATTATTATGACGATTGCGATTAGCCCGAAGCTGGCGCTCATCCTCGCCATTATCGTTCCGCTGCTGTTCGTCGTCATGTTTGCCCTTATTCGCTCGACACTTCCGCTGTTTGCAAGCATGCAGTCGAAGCTGGATGCGGTAAACACGGTGCTTCAAGAAAATTTCACCGGCATTCGGGTCGCCAAAGCATTTGTACGCTCCAACTATGAAAACGAACGGTTTGGTCGTGCCAATCGCGATTATACAGGTTCGGCTATTAAGGCGATGCAATTGGTTGCCATTAATATGCCGATTCTCACTTTTATTTTGAATGCGGCGATTGCTGCTGTGCTCTGGTATGGCGGTCTTGATGTGCAAAAAGGCTCGCTGCCTGTAGGCGATTTAATTGCTTTCATCAATTATGTGACACAGGTCATGATGTCGCTGTCGATGATCGGCATGATGCTCGTCCGCTTCTCGACGGCGAAGGTATCTGCACAGCGCGTGCAGGAGGTGCTGAACACGTCATCGGAAATTCGCTCAGCCGAATCGCCCGCCCAACATAACAGCGCGGCGGGAGAAATCGCATTCGAGCATGTTTCATTCGCATACGAGGGTGCATCTGCGCCTGAAAGGGCGTATGAGCTGCGCGACATTAGCTTCACGGCAAAGCCGGGACAGAAGCTCGCACTGATTGGCGCAACCGGAGCTGGCAAGTCTACGCTGGTCAACCTGATTCCACGGCTGTACGAAGCTACGCAAGGTCGCGTGCTTCTGGACGGCATTGATGTGCGCGACATGGAGCTGGGCAGCCTGCGCAGCCATATTGGCATCGTGCTGCAGGAGTCGATTTTGTTCACGGGCACGATTCGTGAAAATATTTGCTTCGGCAAGCCAGAGGCCACCGAAGACGAAATGCTTGCCGCCGCCAGAGCTGCGGCAGCCCATGATTTTATTACCCGCCTTCCCGAAGGCTATGATACGCAGCTTGGCCAGCGCGGGGTCAATTTGTCTGGCGGGCAGAAGCAGCGACTTTCGATCGCTCGCGCGCTGCTCCTCCAGCCGTCGGTGCTTATTCTCGATGACAGCACAAGCGCCATCGACATGGGGACGGAGGCGCAGATCCAGGCTGCGCTGAGGCAGCTGATGCATGGACGAACCAGCATTATGATCGCGCAGCGCATCTCCTCCGTCATCGATGCCGATCACATTATCGTGCTGGATGAGGGGCAAATTGCCGCACAGGGCACCCATGATGAGCTGCTTCGCTCCTCTGGGCTTTACCAAGAAATTTACCAGTCGCAGGCTGGCAAGGAGGCGACCGTTCATGGCTGA
- a CDS encoding Fic family protein has protein sequence MNIHKFIFKDIYPFAGKLREEEIAKDNFRFANVRFIASQTDQLLEELKSENLLKSLSFEALVEKVAYYLTELNVLHPFREGNGRTQREFIRLLVLESNYYIDFTLVNPALMLKAMIESPYNYERLRSILQAITTKMI, from the coding sequence GTGAATATTCATAAATTTATATTTAAGGATATCTATCCTTTTGCTGGTAAGCTTCGCGAGGAAGAGATTGCAAAAGATAATTTTCGTTTTGCAAATGTAAGGTTTATAGCCAGTCAAACGGATCAATTACTTGAGGAACTTAAAAGCGAAAACTTACTAAAAAGTTTATCGTTTGAAGCACTTGTAGAGAAAGTTGCCTATTACCTTACGGAATTAAATGTTCTTCATCCGTTTAGAGAAGGGAATGGCCGTACTCAACGCGAGTTTATAAGGTTATTGGTACTAGAATCAAACTATTATATAGATTTTACTCTTGTTAACCCTGCTTTAATGCTTAAAGCCATGATTGAATCCCCGTATAATTATGAAAGACTAAGATCTATTCTGCAGGCAATTACGACGAAAATGATTTAG
- a CDS encoding DUF2252 family protein has protein sequence MDRALTERVKLTQKRLRKRTITAVLNEFDHKIMRLGTEKREEKYRKMSLSPFSFFRGSAYLFYMDVTREWFPYHTPAERPTWIQGDLHFENFGAFRNEQGALVYDVNDFDEGYLGSYLYDLLRMSVSIALVCRMKGESEDAEQHQIEAYLRAYAKQMWKFVKGKDDPASFIMDEERASGKVRKLLRKLRKRKEQHFLEKVTALVQEHRKFAHTDEIVAPTEKERAALLEAWPQYIESLHADDAQEAVHYQIKDIAVKHGSGTASIGLDRFYVLIEAGSGELGHEDDIVLEVKEVRIAVPAYFLPYDESFWTAFEHQGKRVTMTQQAMHHEADPYLGHLTIGGRQFYVRERSPFKKRLKLETLETAEDMQIVTETMGKLTAKLHARADSDVQSGILDYHSEHEIVKAMGSDEESFSRFIAEWAMSYADQVEQDYALFVDWLGNKSNTD, from the coding sequence ATGGACAGAGCATTGACAGAACGTGTAAAGCTTACGCAAAAGAGGCTTCGGAAACGGACGATTACGGCCGTTCTTAATGAATTTGATCATAAAATCATGAGACTCGGCACGGAGAAGCGTGAGGAGAAATACCGCAAAATGTCGCTAAGCCCGTTTTCCTTTTTTCGCGGCAGCGCCTATTTATTTTATATGGATGTGACGAGGGAGTGGTTTCCCTATCACACGCCGGCAGAGCGTCCGACCTGGATTCAGGGCGATTTGCATTTTGAAAATTTCGGTGCCTTCCGCAATGAGCAAGGGGCGCTTGTGTATGATGTGAATGATTTTGACGAGGGCTACTTGGGCTCCTATTTATATGATTTGCTGCGCATGTCGGTCAGCATAGCACTTGTATGCCGCATGAAAGGCGAGTCGGAGGATGCTGAGCAGCATCAAATCGAGGCTTATTTGCGCGCCTATGCGAAACAAATGTGGAAGTTCGTCAAGGGTAAGGATGATCCGGCATCGTTCATAATGGATGAGGAGCGAGCAAGCGGCAAGGTGAGAAAGCTGCTTCGCAAGCTGCGCAAGCGCAAGGAACAGCATTTTTTGGAAAAGGTTACGGCGCTTGTACAGGAGCATCGCAAGTTTGCGCATACGGATGAGATCGTCGCCCCGACGGAAAAAGAGCGCGCTGCGCTTCTAGAGGCTTGGCCGCAATATATAGAAAGCCTGCATGCTGATGATGCGCAGGAGGCTGTCCATTATCAGATTAAAGATATAGCCGTAAAGCATGGCTCTGGAACAGCCTCAATCGGGCTGGACCGTTTTTATGTACTGATTGAAGCGGGCAGCGGCGAGCTAGGGCACGAGGATGATATTGTGCTGGAAGTGAAAGAAGTGCGCATTGCCGTTCCGGCTTATTTTCTGCCCTATGATGAGTCGTTCTGGACAGCGTTTGAGCATCAGGGCAAACGCGTGACGATGACCCAGCAGGCCATGCACCATGAGGCTGATCCATACCTCGGCCATCTGACGATAGGCGGCAGACAGTTTTATGTGCGGGAGCGTTCTCCCTTCAAGAAGCGGCTCAAGCTTGAAACGCTGGAGACGGCGGAGGATATGCAAATCGTGACAGAGACGATGGGCAAGCTGACCGCGAAGCTGCATGCGCGAGCGGATTCTGATGTGCAAAGCGGCATTTTGGACTACCATAGCGAGCATGAAATCGTCAAAGCGATGGGCAGTGACGAAGAGTCCTTTAGCCGCTTCATCGCAGAGTGGGCGATGTCCTATGCAGATCAAGTTGAGCAGGATTATGCGCTGTTTGTAGATTGGCTGGGCAATAAATCAAATACGGATTAA
- a CDS encoding catalase: protein MTNTTNTNPQSNANYMTTNQGAPVADNQNSRTAGQRGPTLLEDYHLLEKLAHFDRERIPERVVHARGAGAHGVFRVENSMAAHTKAHFLQQAGVETPVFVRFSTVIHGTGSPETARDPRGFAVKFYTQEGNMDIVGNHLPVFFIRDAMKFPDMVHSLKPSPQTNVQEPGRYWDFMTLSPESTHMLTWLFSDDGTPATYREMDGFGVHAFKWQNAEGKMTYVKYHWKSKQGVRNFTAEEASEMQGRDFNHATRDLYDSIEKGDFPKWDLHVQLLPPEHMERYSFDPLDPTKTWPEDMYPLHKVGTMTLDRNPENYFAEVEQSAFSPSALVPGIEPSEDKLLQGRLFSYPDTQRYRLGANYLHIPVNCPYAPARNHQRDGAMTMKADSTSVNYEPNSSSTSPQEAERGHADHTVPVHGFAGRQKIDKTDDFTQAGERYLSLSGPQQDNLVKNLVNDLGQTNADIQLRAICNFFRANVELGMRLSEGLGVDIRKHMPQR, encoded by the coding sequence ATGACCAATACAACCAATACGAATCCCCAATCGAATGCGAACTACATGACGACCAATCAAGGCGCGCCTGTTGCCGATAACCAAAATTCGCGTACAGCCGGACAGCGCGGCCCGACGCTGCTGGAGGACTATCATCTGCTGGAGAAGCTGGCGCATTTTGACCGTGAGCGGATTCCAGAGCGGGTTGTTCATGCCAGAGGCGCAGGCGCACATGGCGTATTCCGCGTAGAGAACAGCATGGCTGCTCATACGAAAGCTCATTTTCTGCAGCAGGCGGGAGTGGAGACGCCGGTATTTGTCCGTTTTTCCACCGTTATTCATGGAACAGGTTCTCCTGAGACGGCGCGTGATCCGCGCGGCTTTGCGGTGAAATTTTATACGCAAGAGGGGAATATGGATATTGTGGGCAACCATCTTCCGGTGTTTTTCATTCGCGATGCGATGAAGTTTCCTGATATGGTGCATTCCCTGAAGCCGTCGCCCCAGACGAATGTGCAGGAGCCCGGCCGCTATTGGGATTTTATGACGCTGTCGCCAGAATCGACTCATATGCTGACGTGGCTGTTTTCCGATGATGGCACACCTGCGACCTACCGTGAAATGGACGGCTTTGGCGTGCATGCGTTCAAGTGGCAAAATGCCGAAGGCAAGATGACGTATGTGAAATACCACTGGAAATCGAAGCAGGGTGTGCGCAATTTCACCGCTGAGGAAGCGTCGGAGATGCAGGGGCGCGATTTTAACCATGCGACAAGGGATTTATATGATTCCATCGAAAAAGGAGATTTCCCAAAATGGGATTTGCATGTGCAATTGCTGCCACCTGAGCATATGGAGCGTTACTCCTTTGACCCGCTCGATCCAACCAAGACGTGGCCAGAGGATATGTACCCGCTGCATAAAGTCGGTACGATGACGCTGGATCGCAACCCAGAAAATTATTTTGCTGAGGTAGAACAGTCGGCGTTCTCGCCGAGCGCCTTGGTGCCAGGCATTGAGCCATCGGAGGATAAATTGCTGCAAGGCCGCTTATTTTCCTATCCGGATACACAGCGCTACCGTTTGGGCGCGAACTATTTGCACATTCCGGTCAACTGCCCGTATGCGCCTGCCCGTAATCACCAGCGCGACGGAGCGATGACGATGAAAGCCGATTCCACCAGCGTTAATTATGAGCCGAACAGCTCAAGCACAAGTCCGCAGGAAGCCGAGCGGGGTCACGCTGACCATACTGTGCCTGTTCACGGCTTTGCCGGCCGCCAAAAAATCGATAAAACCGATGATTTCACGCAGGCAGGCGAGCGCTATCTTTCCCTTTCGGGTCCACAGCAGGACAATTTAGTGAAAAATTTGGTTAATGACTTGGGACAGACGAATGCGGATATTCAGCTGCGTGCCATTTGCAACTTTTTCCGGGCCAACGTGGAGCTCGGGATGAGACTGTCCGAAGGGCTTGGCGTTGATATTCGCAAGCATATGCCACAGCGTTAA
- a CDS encoding cytochrome c biogenesis protein CcdC produces MQLSTETIQVGFIIMSAIAGLMLIFLRIRAGKQPTTLRKIIIPPVGMSTGFMMFLAPMTHIPWGWGLAAFGTGLLIFSFPLVVSTRLERINADIYVRRSKAFIFIMLTLFIIRLALHSVVEQYMSIPQTGALFYLVAFGMIIPWRLAMVNDYLRLYKLSS; encoded by the coding sequence GTGCAGCTGTCTACTGAAACGATTCAGGTAGGCTTCATTATAATGTCGGCTATCGCAGGGCTTATGCTCATCTTTTTGCGTATCCGGGCAGGCAAGCAGCCGACTACCCTTCGTAAGATCATTATCCCGCCAGTCGGCATGTCGACCGGCTTTATGATGTTCCTGGCACCTATGACTCATATTCCTTGGGGCTGGGGTTTAGCTGCTTTCGGGACAGGCCTGTTGATTTTTTCTTTTCCGCTGGTCGTATCGACCCGGCTGGAGCGGATTAATGCCGATATTTATGTCAGGCGTTCCAAAGCTTTTATTTTCATCATGCTGACCCTATTCATTATTCGATTGGCGCTGCATAGCGTGGTGGAGCAATATATGTCGATTCCGCAGACGGGGGCATTGTTCTATCTCGTGGCCTTCGGCATGATCATTCCGTGGCGTCTGGCAATGGTCAATGATTATCTCAGATTGTACAAGCTTTCTTCATAG
- a CDS encoding ABC transporter ATP-binding protein: MRGGPPGIPTAKAKPKNTFQTLRRIWSYLSRYRATLMSVLFATIGATLLSLAAPYLIGHAIDQYIIPRSYDGLLSLCFLLLAVYAGSSVLTWLQQKLVVSASQNTVLDMRRDLFGRLQLLPLRFFDGKTNGELMSRTTNDIENVSSTLSQSVTQLLSSVIMLAGSLAIMLSLNVWLTLLSMVTIPLVLLFTKKVAGFTRRFFSKQQQHLGELNGFIEETVAGQKVVQVYRREQRAAEQFDKMNSELTNASIQAQIYSGTIGPFMNVMNNLSFALIAAVGGFMVLNDWTTVGIIVSFLNYSKQFQRPLNELANQFNLLQSAVASAERVFELIDTDTEYEGDGTKQLEACTGHVRFDDVSFGYREGHPILSHVSLEAQPGQMIALVGPTGAGKTTIINLLTRFYDIDHGTITIDDANIRELDRNSLRRQLGIVLQDAYVFSDTVRENLRYGRLDATDTEIEQAARLANAHSFISKLPQGYDTPLTAGGGNLSQGQRQLLTIARAVLADPSILILDEATSSIDTRTEMHIQAAMRKLMEGRTSFVIAHRLSTIRQADQILVIADGGIKERGTHDELLEQQGFYYDLYMSQFQRSG, encoded by the coding sequence ATGCGCGGTGGTCCTCCGGGCATTCCAACTGCAAAAGCCAAACCCAAAAATACGTTTCAGACGCTGCGCCGAATTTGGAGCTACTTGAGCCGCTACCGGGCAACGCTAATGAGCGTGCTGTTTGCCACGATAGGCGCAACGCTGCTGTCGCTCGCCGCGCCGTATCTCATCGGCCACGCCATCGACCAATACATCATTCCGCGCAGCTATGACGGACTGCTGTCGCTATGCTTCCTGCTGCTTGCTGTATATGCGGGCAGCTCCGTGTTGACCTGGCTCCAGCAGAAGCTTGTGGTGAGCGCATCCCAGAATACGGTGCTGGACATGCGCCGCGACCTGTTCGGACGATTGCAGCTGCTGCCGCTTCGCTTCTTCGACGGCAAGACGAACGGGGAACTAATGAGCCGAACCACGAACGATATCGAAAATGTCTCCAGCACGCTCAGCCAAAGCGTCACGCAGCTGTTATCCAGCGTCATCATGCTTGCCGGCTCGCTGGCCATTATGCTGTCGCTCAATGTGTGGCTCACTCTGCTCAGCATGGTTACAATTCCGCTCGTGCTGCTGTTCACCAAGAAGGTGGCGGGCTTCACACGCCGCTTCTTCTCCAAGCAGCAGCAGCATTTAGGCGAGTTGAACGGCTTTATCGAGGAAACGGTAGCCGGGCAAAAGGTCGTTCAGGTGTACCGCCGCGAGCAGCGGGCCGCGGAGCAATTCGATAAAATGAACAGCGAGCTTACGAATGCTAGCATTCAAGCGCAAATTTATTCGGGAACCATCGGACCGTTCATGAACGTGATGAACAATCTCAGCTTTGCGCTTATTGCCGCCGTTGGCGGCTTTATGGTGCTGAATGACTGGACGACAGTCGGCATCATCGTCAGCTTCCTGAACTACTCGAAGCAATTTCAACGTCCGCTCAACGAGCTGGCAAATCAGTTCAATTTGCTGCAATCTGCTGTGGCGAGCGCCGAGCGCGTGTTTGAGCTGATTGATACCGATACGGAATACGAAGGCGACGGCACCAAGCAGCTTGAAGCATGCACCGGCCATGTCCGCTTTGACGACGTATCATTCGGCTATCGTGAAGGGCATCCGATATTAAGCCATGTATCGCTGGAAGCCCAGCCCGGACAAATGATTGCTCTCGTTGGTCCAACCGGAGCAGGCAAAACAACGATCATTAATTTGCTAACTCGCTTTTATGATATTGACCATGGGACAATCACAATCGATGATGCCAATATTCGCGAGCTGGACCGCAACAGCCTGCGCCGCCAGCTTGGCATCGTGCTCCAAGACGCTTATGTATTCTCCGATACAGTGCGCGAGAACCTGCGCTACGGGCGGCTTGACGCCACCGATACGGAAATCGAGCAGGCGGCGCGGCTGGCGAACGCCCACAGCTTTATCAGCAAGCTGCCGCAGGGCTATGACACGCCGCTCACCGCTGGTGGCGGCAACCTCAGCCAAGGGCAGCGGCAGCTGCTTACCATCGCCCGCGCCGTGCTTGCCGATCCGTCTATCCTCATTCTGGATGAGGCAACAAGCAGTATTGATACGCGGACAGAAATGCATATTCAAGCCGCCATGCGCAAGCTGATGGAAGGGCGCACCAGCTTTGTGATCGCCCACCGTCTCAGCACGATTCGCCAGGCGGACCAAATTCTCGTCATTGCGGACGGCGGCATCAAAGAACGCGGGACGCATGACGAGCTGTTAGAACAGCAGGGCTTCTACTATGACCTGTATATGAGCCAGTTCCAGCGCAGCGGCTAG
- a CDS encoding winged helix-turn-helix domain-containing protein, whose amino-acid sequence MREPVVTNQDKQTALNGKKLARPRQDSFEPDFTEQLGEGILPEGAVCSMTKRVMVVSPFPQRVHSLLQLLAADCFDLFTLHDLNKAFVHSLQPELLIYDATPYVQGHTDAVEALQAALQHTAHLKGVPILFLAGAPAGVIRHLLPDAAAMIEWPAAPQEAVNQINRMMDQQPQSSPVVVSGYHYKDLTVDLKRMAVFRGEQRIDLTKTEYDLLLMFITSDGSVLSRETMFDSVWGSQFLGGSNVVDVHIKSLRKKLKDSAVAPKYIVTVRGAGYRLADEAVTS is encoded by the coding sequence ATGCGCGAGCCAGTCGTAACGAATCAGGACAAACAGACAGCTTTAAATGGGAAAAAGCTCGCCCGGCCACGTCAGGACAGTTTTGAGCCGGATTTTACGGAGCAGCTTGGCGAGGGCATTCTGCCGGAAGGAGCGGTCTGCTCCATGACGAAGCGGGTTATGGTTGTCAGCCCGTTCCCGCAGCGGGTGCATAGTCTTCTGCAGCTGCTTGCGGCAGATTGCTTTGATTTATTTACGCTGCATGATTTGAATAAAGCGTTCGTGCACAGCTTGCAGCCCGAGCTGCTGATCTATGATGCGACGCCGTATGTGCAAGGACATACGGATGCGGTAGAAGCGCTGCAGGCTGCCTTGCAGCATACGGCGCATCTTAAAGGAGTGCCGATTTTGTTCCTCGCGGGCGCACCGGCAGGCGTGATCCGTCATCTGCTGCCAGATGCCGCAGCTATGATAGAATGGCCGGCTGCACCGCAGGAGGCAGTTAACCAGATCAACCGCATGATGGACCAGCAGCCGCAGTCAAGCCCCGTCGTCGTATCTGGCTACCACTACAAGGATTTGACGGTCGATCTGAAAAGAATGGCCGTATTCCGCGGTGAGCAGCGCATCGATCTGACGAAGACCGAATACGATCTGCTGCTTATGTTTATTACGTCCGACGGCTCCGTGCTCTCGCGTGAGACGATGTTCGATTCGGTCTGGGGCAGTCAGTTTCTCGGCGGCAGCAATGTCGTAGATGTGCATATTAAGTCGCTCCGCAAAAAGCTGAAGGACAGCGCAGTAGCGCCGAAATATATTGTGACGGTGCGTGGCGCAGGCTACCGGCTGGCGGATGAAGCTGTAACGTCCTAA